A stretch of Candidatus Symbiobacter mobilis CR DNA encodes these proteins:
- a CDS encoding Rpn family recombination-promoting nuclease/putative transposase: MRFLDVRTDFAFKKVFGSQQSKPVLIDFLNAMLDCAGEFAIADLEIVDPYQIPLLKGMKDSFVDVKAVLANGSQVIIEMQVLNVEGFEQRILYNAAKQYSSQLHQGEHYKMLNPVIALTFTDFVLLAKMDLLHQKRRQTRHHPAKP, from the coding sequence ATGCGCTTTCTTGATGTCAGAACCGATTTTGCTTTCAAAAAAGTTTTTGGTTCGCAACAGTCCAAACCGGTGTTGATCGACTTTCTCAATGCCATGCTTGATTGCGCTGGCGAATTTGCCATTGCTGACCTGGAGATTGTCGATCCCTACCAAATTCCCCTGCTCAAGGGCATGAAAGACAGCTTTGTCGATGTCAAGGCCGTGCTGGCCAATGGCAGCCAGGTCATCATCGAAATGCAGGTGCTCAATGTGGAAGGCTTCGAACAACGCATTCTCTACAACGCTGCCAAACAATACTCCAGCCAACTGCACCAGGGCGAGCATTACAAAATGCTCAACCCCGTCATCGCACTCACCTTTACAGATTTTGTTTTATTAGCAAAAATGGATTTACTTCATCAAAAACGCAGGCAAACTCGACATCATCCCGCAAAGCCTTGA
- a CDS encoding VIT domain-containing protein, with the protein MTNIVHTLISVALWRCRVCMAASLLALAACHAAMAAPRLMDTLGGERPIRLQSLHIDADISGCLALTTVRMVFFNPNQRALEGQLQFPLLDGQQITAFALDINGQMRPAVPVEKAKGRQIFEAVERRKTDPALLENTQGNNFSLRVYPIAAKSTRTVELKYVQALGREGSQSVYRLPLAYPDQLKDFKLTVNVKGTAVPPTASGALGPIQFARTRQGLTSKVDKTHYVANGQLKLLMNAPAQATTYVQEHEGTTYFVTEIPVSPQRSPRELPKVVGLLWDSSSSGALRANDAILRVLDDYFKTVANVEVRLTHLRDRADPPQNFKIVNGRWDELRQSLQNTVYDGASNLADWQEQTDVSEYLLVSDGLHNYGNARFPTLAAGQRLYALNASVTADTARLAAWAQASGGEWVQVQADQPSAAAQVLLTQGPHVQSLRATGAGDVLVDTVDPRQGLLRLVGKLTQPKAEVSLTLLEHGKPKNITLAVSANAPTHALAAYLWGNYRLRQLEGDFELHRGEIRRIGTALGIPTRETSLIVLDSVEDYVRYELTPPADLLASYEQLMDQRRLDKTGRQQRHLEQVVRDFEGKVAWWERSFPKDNPLASIATPLSSDVARMSVAPPVAVAVPESEDVFVMAPPAPVEVGSAAHSRPEDAMARLSPSYQSNASLNQEPSSPVVGIALKKWTSDAPYIARLGAASADTLYAQYLDEKPSYADSSAFFLDVADLLIDKGLRELALRVLSNLAEMDLENRHVLRLLGYRLLQAGAPELAVSVFEKVQYLAQDEPQSFRDLGLAQAAAGHPQQAIDQLYEVVIRPWERRFGDIELIALAEMNAIIASQPTGKLDTSRIDPRLNKNLPMDLRVVLTWDADNSDMDLWVTDPRGEKSFYGNQLTYQGGRMSTDCTLGYGPEEFSLRNALPGKYKIEANFYGSRQQIVANATTLQVKLSSGFGTAEAQEKMMTLRLKGEGHVVQVGEFEVKPR; encoded by the coding sequence ATGACAAATATCGTTCACACCCTGATCTCTGTGGCGCTGTGGCGCTGTAGGGTCTGCATGGCGGCGAGCTTGCTGGCCCTTGCGGCCTGCCATGCCGCCATGGCCGCGCCTCGCTTGATGGATACCTTGGGCGGCGAGCGGCCCATCCGGCTGCAAAGCCTGCACATCGATGCAGACATCAGCGGCTGCCTGGCACTCACCACGGTGCGCATGGTGTTTTTCAACCCCAACCAGCGTGCCCTTGAGGGACAGTTGCAGTTTCCATTGCTTGACGGCCAGCAGATCACGGCTTTTGCCCTGGACATCAATGGCCAGATGCGCCCTGCGGTTCCGGTCGAAAAAGCCAAAGGCCGTCAGATCTTTGAAGCCGTTGAACGACGCAAGACTGACCCCGCCCTACTTGAAAACACCCAGGGCAACAATTTCAGTCTGCGCGTTTACCCCATCGCTGCCAAGTCCACGCGCACGGTCGAGCTGAAATATGTGCAAGCTCTGGGACGCGAAGGTTCACAGTCCGTCTATCGCCTGCCGCTTGCCTACCCGGATCAACTGAAAGACTTCAAGCTGACTGTCAATGTGAAGGGCACGGCTGTACCGCCCACTGCCAGCGGTGCGCTGGGGCCGATCCAGTTTGCGCGCACCCGCCAGGGCTTGACGTCAAAGGTCGATAAAACCCACTATGTGGCCAACGGCCAACTCAAATTGCTGATGAATGCCCCCGCGCAAGCGACCACCTACGTGCAAGAGCATGAGGGAACGACCTATTTTGTGACCGAGATCCCGGTGTCACCCCAACGCAGCCCGCGTGAGTTGCCCAAGGTGGTGGGTTTGTTGTGGGACAGTTCAAGCTCAGGCGCGCTTCGCGCCAATGATGCGATTTTGCGGGTGCTGGATGACTACTTCAAGACAGTTGCCAACGTCGAGGTTCGCCTGACACACCTGCGCGACCGAGCCGACCCACCGCAAAACTTCAAGATCGTCAATGGCCGTTGGGACGAGCTACGCCAAAGCTTGCAAAACACGGTGTACGACGGTGCCAGCAACCTGGCCGATTGGCAGGAACAAACCGATGTCAGCGAGTACCTGCTGGTCAGCGACGGCCTGCACAACTACGGCAATGCGCGCTTTCCAACGCTGGCAGCAGGGCAACGTTTGTACGCCCTGAACGCATCCGTGACCGCAGATACCGCACGCCTTGCGGCCTGGGCGCAGGCCAGTGGCGGAGAGTGGGTGCAGGTGCAGGCCGACCAACCCAGCGCAGCAGCGCAAGTCCTTTTGACCCAAGGGCCGCATGTGCAATCGCTGCGCGCCACGGGTGCTGGCGATGTGCTGGTGGATACGGTGGACCCGCGCCAGGGCTTGCTGCGCCTGGTTGGCAAATTGACACAGCCCAAGGCTGAGGTAAGCCTGACACTGCTGGAGCACGGAAAGCCCAAAAATATCACCCTCGCAGTCTCAGCCAATGCGCCAACCCATGCGCTGGCTGCGTATTTGTGGGGCAACTATCGCTTGCGCCAACTTGAAGGCGACTTTGAACTGCACCGTGGCGAGATTCGCCGCATCGGGACAGCGCTGGGCATTCCAACTCGTGAAACCTCGCTGATCGTGCTCGACAGCGTGGAGGATTACGTTCGCTACGAACTGACACCACCGGCAGACCTGCTGGCCAGCTATGAACAATTGATGGATCAGCGCCGCCTGGACAAGACTGGACGGCAACAAAGACATCTGGAACAAGTGGTGCGTGACTTTGAGGGCAAAGTGGCTTGGTGGGAGCGGTCTTTTCCAAAAGATAACCCGCTTGCCTCTATTGCAACACCCTTAAGCAGTGACGTGGCCCGAATGTCAGTTGCGCCGCCTGTGGCAGTAGCCGTACCTGAATCAGAAGATGTGTTTGTTATGGCCCCACCTGCACCCGTTGAAGTGGGTTCTGCGGCACACTCCCGGCCCGAGGATGCCATGGCCAGGCTATCCCCCAGCTATCAGAGCAATGCCAGTCTGAACCAGGAACCGAGCAGCCCGGTCGTCGGTATCGCCCTGAAAAAATGGACATCTGATGCGCCCTACATTGCGCGACTGGGTGCAGCCAGTGCAGACACCCTGTATGCACAATACTTGGACGAAAAACCGTCTTACGCCGACAGCAGCGCATTCTTTTTGGATGTGGCTGACTTGCTGATCGACAAGGGCTTGCGTGAACTGGCTTTGCGGGTTCTGTCCAACCTGGCAGAAATGGACTTGGAAAACCGGCACGTTTTGCGTCTATTGGGTTACCGGCTGTTGCAGGCAGGTGCGCCAGAGTTGGCCGTATCCGTCTTTGAAAAAGTGCAGTACCTGGCGCAGGATGAACCGCAGTCATTTCGAGATCTGGGCTTGGCGCAAGCTGCGGCCGGACACCCTCAGCAGGCCATCGACCAGCTTTACGAGGTGGTCATTCGCCCGTGGGAACGCAGGTTTGGCGACATTGAACTGATTGCTTTGGCAGAAATGAATGCCATCATCGCATCGCAACCAACCGGCAAACTCGATACCAGCCGCATCGACCCACGCCTGAACAAAAACCTGCCGATGGACTTGCGCGTGGTGCTGACCTGGGACGCAGACAACAGCGACATGGATTTGTGGGTCACTGACCCCCGTGGAGAGAAGTCCTTCTATGGGAACCAACTGACCTATCAGGGCGGGCGCATGTCCACTGACTGTACATTGGGGTATGGGCCAGAGGAGTTTTCGCTGAGAAACGCCCTACCTGGCAAATACAAGATCGAAGCCAATTTCTATGGCTCACGCCAGCAGATCGTGGCCAATGCAACCACCCTACAGGTCAAACTGAGCAGTGGGTTTGGCACAGCAGAGGCGCAAGAGAAAATGATGACGCTTCGCCTGAAAGGTGAAGGCCATGTGGTGCAGGTGGGTGAATTTGAGGTCAAACCCAGGTAG